A window from Rhodocyclaceae bacterium encodes these proteins:
- a CDS encoding alpha/beta hydrolase, with protein MFALLSGCASKESVAPRAERLSSGWRDPSAVAPVADFDAYVAQVTRELGVHRLPFAPSMADAELRLVAPFRIAPSPGCQPEAPRGIAVIVHGLSDTAFAMRDLAKSLSRMCFESRVLLLPGHGTRPADLMVVDHRDWLAHVEAAVTQAGRESDVVVLAGFSLGAALSLAVAAESPDKVDAVIGLSPAYRLRSNTLARQARWVAAFRPWLELGPREDFARYGAMPTKGIASTMAVLSVLNDRVRRAGAVKTPWLVVQSEDDEVVDVASNRRFFHANAGDPRSIFLNYFSVLPEDASSQRVIWLPAANDAMRVVGLSHLALHMSPHNPHYGVTGTYRNCGSTPFRKEDEIRACKEASQVWYGVGGQTPPPGAAGARATFNPHYPDLERRIAEFLDQVDGRHREASVSQSSRP; from the coding sequence TTGTTCGCGCTCCTGTCGGGCTGCGCATCCAAAGAGAGCGTCGCGCCGCGGGCGGAACGTCTCAGCAGTGGTTGGCGTGACCCGTCAGCGGTGGCGCCTGTCGCCGACTTCGATGCCTATGTCGCACAGGTGACGCGGGAGCTGGGCGTCCACCGGCTGCCGTTCGCACCCTCGATGGCCGATGCGGAGCTGAGGCTGGTGGCCCCCTTTCGGATTGCCCCAAGTCCGGGATGCCAGCCCGAGGCCCCGCGAGGCATCGCGGTCATCGTCCATGGGCTGTCGGATACCGCATTTGCCATGCGCGATCTTGCGAAGTCCCTATCGAGAATGTGCTTCGAGTCCCGCGTGCTGTTGCTGCCAGGGCATGGCACTCGTCCGGCGGATCTGATGGTTGTCGATCACCGGGACTGGCTGGCTCACGTTGAGGCGGCGGTCACGCAGGCCGGTCGCGAGAGCGATGTCGTCGTGCTCGCAGGCTTTTCCCTTGGCGCAGCCCTCTCCCTCGCGGTGGCAGCCGAGTCGCCTGACAAGGTCGATGCGGTCATCGGCTTGTCGCCGGCCTACCGACTTCGCTCCAACACCCTGGCGCGGCAGGCCCGCTGGGTGGCGGCGTTCCGTCCATGGCTGGAACTGGGTCCGCGCGAAGACTTCGCGCGGTATGGCGCCATGCCGACAAAGGGCATCGCGTCCACCATGGCGGTGCTCAGCGTGTTGAACGATCGCGTGAGGCGAGCAGGCGCCGTGAAGACGCCCTGGCTGGTCGTGCAGAGCGAAGACGATGAAGTGGTCGATGTCGCCAGCAACCGGAGGTTCTTCCATGCGAACGCGGGCGATCCTCGCAGCATCTTCTTGAACTACTTCTCCGTCCTGCCGGAAGATGCATCGAGCCAGCGCGTGATCTGGCTTCCTGCCGCCAACGACGCCATGCGCGTGGTCGGGCTCTCCCACCTCGCCTTGCACATGTCGCCTCACAACCCGCACTACGGTGTGACGGGCACGTACCGCAACTGCGGCAGCACCCCTTTCCGCAAGGAAGACGAGATCCGGGCCTGCAAAGAGGCGTCGCAGGTGTGGTACGGCGTTGGCGGGCAGACGCCGCCCCCTGGCGCAGCCGGCGCCCGGGCGACCTTCAACCCGCACTACCCAGACCTGGAGCGCCGCATCGCCGAGTTCCTGGACCAGGTGGATGGCCGCCACCGCGAGGCGTCAGTGAGTCAATCCAGCAGGCCGTGA